A single Seriola aureovittata isolate HTS-2021-v1 ecotype China chromosome 19, ASM2101889v1, whole genome shotgun sequence DNA region contains:
- the bub1ba gene encoding uncharacterized protein bub1ba, with product MAEGSVMQVGPSVDSHTADQSGTHLSGRMGLQEEGGASQWSAYCNKLLMRGGEEFSFEELRAQRYFQQRQGEMDERLKHLREVKEQLSVELEEKMRLLLLRTSQQQVLPEAQPSQSRDSGPAAAPSFQIYDESLSAAARPAGTSELQDDVFLRPDEKGLCLKVHCPRPDDHRGTPEDLQTLDSCPRSVPQKPVSKVTKNLSPIQETSVEANSLTSVDQDQDQDQDAPSPGPVGGALDPCDPDVRRRLLDRCDVTSSPGFHSESRPLPPVCGCLQLDGEVYRIYSRVVDGGTFSIYSGATEEDCVLIKVDSCCVPWDFHQFNRLKKSSAAASLPQISCFLFLDGCITVYTCPPDHIFTELTECVSSDDSVCHTAVVLLQLVSQLHSCRVLHAALQPRLLTCSHRGLMCPDWVFPLDWSSSVDLDLQDVTSVQQLPSAHTYISMGLLEPTAPPQLVDLVGLAETVHLLLTNSRMVLVKDDGGWMVERFSGDDTCDMFSRMWKMFFRSLLNAGGRSSLSVLSELKEQLSTLHH from the exons ATGGCAGAGGGGTCAGTGATGCAGGTGGGACCGTCCGTGGACTCACA CACAGCCGATCAGAGTGGGACACACCTGAGCGGAAGGATGGGGCTTCAGGAGGAGGGCGGAGCCAGCCAGTGGAGTGCGTACTGCAACAAGCTGctgatgagaggaggagaggagttcaGCTTCGAGGAGCTCCGAGCCCAGAGATACTTTCAGCAGAGGCAGGGGGAGATGGACG AGAGACTGAAACATCTGAGGGAGGTGAAGGAGCAGCTGAGTGTcgagctggaggagaagatgaGACTGTTACTGCTGAGGACCTCACAACAACAG gtGCTTCCTGAAGCCCAACCCTCTCAGAGCAGAGACTCAGGTCCAGCCGCAGCCCCCTCCTTCCAGATCTATGATGAGtccctgtctgctgctgcacgGCCTGCTGG GACGTCTGAGCTGCAGGACGACGTCTTCCTCCGTCCTGACGAGAAAGGACTGTGTCTGAAGGTCCACTGTCCCCGACCAG ATGATCACAGAGGGACGCCTGAAGACCTCCAGACTCTGGACTCCTGTCCCCGCTCCGTCCCTCAGAAACCAGTCTCCAAAGTCACAAAGAACCTGAGTCCCATACAGGAGACCAGTGTGGAGGCCAACTCCCTGACCTCAgtggaccaggaccaggaccaggaccaggacgcTCCATCACCTG GACCTGTTGGAGGCGCCTTGGATCCCTGTGACCCGGACGTTCGGCGGCGGCTGTTGGACCgctgtgatgtcacttcctctccTGGTTTTCACTCTGAATCCCGGCCCCTCCCTCCTGTGTGCGGCTGTCTGCAGCTTG ATGGTGAAGTGTATCGTATCTACTCCAGAGTGGTGGATGGAGGGACTTTCTCCATCTATAGTGGAGCTACAGAAGAAGACTGTGTGTTAATCAAG GTGGACAGCTGCTGCGTTCCCTGGGATTTTCATCAGTTTAATCGCCTGAAGAAGAGCTCGGCCGCCGCCAGCCTccctcagatcagctgtttcctgttcctGGACGGATGCATCACTGTCTACACATGTCCACCTGATCACATTTTCACC gagcTCACAGAGTGTGTATCCAGTGATGACTCAGTGTGTCATACAGCTgttgttctgctgcagctggtgtcTCAGCTTCACTCCTGCAGAGTGCTCCATGCAGCGCTGCAGCCGAGACTCCTCACCTGTTCTCACAG AGGTCTGATGTGTCCTGACTGGGTCTTCCCGTTGGACTGGTCTTCCTCTGTGGACCTGGACCTCCAGGACGTCACGTCGGTCCAGCAGCTGCCGTCAGCTCACACTTACATCAGTATGGGTCTCCTGGAGCCGACCGCCCCCCCACAGCTG GTGGACCTAGTGGGCCTGGCTGAAActgtccacctcctcctgaccaACAGCAGGATGGTCCTGGTGAAAGACGACGGCGGCTGGATGGTGGAGCGGTTCAGTGGAGACGATACCTG CGACATGTTCTCCAGGATGTGGAAGATGTTTTTCCGGTCACTGCTGAACGCCGGCGGTCGCTCCTCGTTGTCCGTCCTGTCGGAGCTGAAGGAGCAGCTGTCAACACTTCACCACTGA